The DNA segment GCTATTAATTTAGTTGTACCAACTTCTGATTTACATATTGCTGAGAAATTAAAAGTCACTAGAGAGGAGCTTTTGGACTTATCTAATGATGCTCTAGACTACTGTAAGGACCATGATTTGAAAGTTGAATTATCTGCCGAGGACGCTTCAAGAAGTGATATTGATTTTTTAAAGTTAGTTTATGATAATGCTATAGATCATGGTGTAGATAGGATATGCGTATGTGATACTGTTGGTATTTTGACACCTGATTTGTCTTTTGAGTTATTTAATAAATTAAGTGGTATTGAAGTTCCAATAGCTTGCCATTGTCACAATGATTTTGGACTTGCTGTTGCAAATACACTATCTGCACTTAAAGGCGGCGCAACAGAAATTCACACCACCATTAACGGCATTGGTGAGAGAGCGGGCAATACATCATTTGAGGAATGTGTTGCTAGCATTGACAGATTGTTCCCTCAGTTTTCAACTAATATCAAAATCAATGAAATTTATGACATGTCTAAGTTGGTTGCCAGATTAACTGGGGTATATATTCAGCCAAACAAGGCAATAGTCGGGGAAAATGCTTTTGCTCATGAATCTGGAATTCATTCAGATGGAATTATTAAAAATTCTGCCACTTATGAACCTATGACTCCTGAACTTGTTGGAAGAAAACGTAAATTTATCATTGGAAAACATATGGGGACTCATGGTTTAAATAATAGATTAAAAGAGTTGGGTTTGAATGTTGACGATAATCAATTAAAACAAATCTGCGACAATATTAAAGTTTTAGCGGATAAAGGGAAAACTGTCACTGATGTTGATTTGCAGGTTATTGCCGATAATGTTTTAGAAATAAATCATGAGGACAGGATTAAGCTTGATGAGGTTACAATAGTGTCCGGCAATAAAGTGATGCCTACAGCATCTGTTAAGATAACTGTTGATGATGAACAGATTCTTAATGCTGGCGTCGGATTAGGTCCTGTTGATGCAGCAATCAATGCAATTAAATCTTTAGATATTTTTAAAGATATAGATCTGATTGAATATCACGTTGATTCTATCACTGGAGGTACTGATGCATTCATTGATGTAATTATTAAGCTCCAAAAGGCAGATAAGGTCGTATCTGCTCGCGGTACTGAAGCTGATATTATCAATGCTAGTGTTAAAGCATATATTGCGGGTGTCAATAGGTTACTTAGGGATTAGTGTTATCATGGAGATAGATAATTTAAAAATCTTGGGTTTTAATGCAACTGTTAGTTCAGTTGGTGAAACTTTAAGCCAGATTGATAATATTAAAGAGGATGGGGAAATCATCCAACTTCTAAATGCTGATGCAATAGCCGGCAAGAGTCATGTTGTCCATGGTGTTAATCAGGCATTTCTTGCTTTTGGGCGTGGTGAAAACCTAGCAAAGGATATCAGTGTTGAGATAGTACTTAGATGTTCCGCTCAAAGGCAAATTTCAAAGGCATTTGATATTTTAGGCCTTAAGGAAGGTAATATGAACCTTTGTGCTGTTTTAATTAATTGCAACGACTACACCTCCGAGTTGTCTTCAATATTTACTTTAGATGATAGTGTTTTAATTAGTGATGATGAAAAATTGATGGAAATCTATAAAATAAGTGACATTGAAGCTGAAAACATGTCTTTGGAGGATATCATAATCGACAGAATTACAAGACTCACTGTAGATTATTAATTTTTAACTCTTCTATTATCTTATCCAAATATTCTTTTTTGAGGCAACCATAATCAAGATTTTTTATTTCAACAGAAATTGCCTTCTGTTTTACGCGATTATAATTGGGGCATGTGGTTATGAATCCGCTTTTGTCGATTGGCAGTGCCTTTTTTAACTTCCATGAAATTTCTTTTGCATTGGCATGTGGAATAATTATATTCACTCCTCTTTTTTTACCATGGATGGTGTTGGTGATGTGTTTTCTTAGATGCTCTGTTGCATTTAATGTAACTTCAAGATTTTTTTCAACATTATCAAGCTCACTACATATACCACTACATACAATTTCATTAGTTTTGCTTAATTTTTGAGGCATAGGATTGTCATTAAAAATCTCTTCAATATTTGTGCTGATAAATCCTCCACTTCCAACATTAATCATTTTTGGCGAACCAGTTGATGCAAGAATGATGTCTGAGTATTTGCCGTTTCCAAGTTCATGTTTTTTATCTCCAATTCCGGCAGATGCATCTTCAATGGATATGATGCCATTGTTCTTACAATATTTTGAAATGTTTTTTGTGTCTTGCTCACCACTGTATCCTGCAAAGCTTGTAAATATCAATGCGGAGTTTTCATTTATTTCAAGATCATCTAAATCTTTCGGATTTATTATTCCCAAATCGGTTTTAAGTGTTATGATGTTTTTATTTAGAAATTTGGCAATTTGCTTGAAACCATGCCATCCCCCTTGATCCGGTACTATGATATCGCCTTCAATTGCAGACAGCGCAACAAAAATGCTGTTATTGCCGCTGGAAGTTATTTTCACGAATTCATGTGATGTTAAATTTTTGATTTTGTCATGGCATTTGCTTTCAAAATCATCTTCAATATTTCCCAGTGCAACTTCAGACATTATTTTTCGAGTTTCTTTTGAAGGGGTTTTAAATTTAAACATATTATTCACTTTTAAAGTACATGTCGAGTGTAGTTTGTTTTGTGTGAAGCATTTCATTTAGCAGGGTGCCCTGTTTTACATATCTGTTTATAGGTATTTTTAATTTTTCTCCGGAATACTTTAAACAGTCTTCCAAGGTTTCAAATTCCAAGTAAGGTCTCATCATAGCTTCTTTAATATTTTCCCTTACATTAAAAACGCCTAATGGGACATATCCGTCGTATGCTTCTCTTAATATAATCAAGCCAGATTGTTTTTTGATTTTTAAAAGGTAATCAAGAACTGCCATTTTTGCAGTATAATAGCATCCGCCAACTCTTGAGTATTCTTTTTTACCTCCATTGGTTTCATAATCTGAAAATATCAACTCTTCATTTTTCATTAATCTGATAAATGCTTCATACCATTCATATTGCCATTCAGTTGGTGTCAATATGATTATATAATAATTTTTAAGCGCTCCAAATTCGAATAGTCTATAGGTGTCCAGTCTTTCAAATTTTCTCACTTCTTTTAAAAATTCATCTGCCAATGTGGAATCGCATGCTGTGATGGACCAACGTGTTGGCACTAATTTTCTCTTGTTTTTTGTTCCAATGGCTCCAACTGAAAATGCTTTTTGCATGGCTGAGAATGGAACGTCCTTGTTGTGAAGGTTTAGGACAGCTTCTGTTGCCTTTAAATCAGTATCATAGAAAGTCTTTTCGAGCTGTTTGTCCCATCTCACAGCATCAATGTCAAATTTTTCAATGACGGCACTGGGGCCATGGGGCATGCTGTCTTCTGTAAGCAAAGATCCTGTCGGACGCTTTCCAAAGGTGGCTTCACTATCTATTGATTTTGATGCAAGGGATATGTCCTGGAGTTTTTCAACAAAAGGGTTTTCCAAATCATCAATTTTTATAAGCTGTTTTCCCCTTACAAGGTTCATTCTATAGTTGATGATTTCCTCTTGGGATTTATTTTGCCCAATCCATGATTCTGGAGAGTCCATGATATATGTGTCTCCCATTTGGGAACTCATCATGGGTCCTGCATAAACTTTTGGATAGGACCATCTTCCAATAAAAACTGATGGTGGAGTTGTTCCTTCCAGGTTTTTCCCAACTTTAACAGATTTCATTTGAATTTGTTCTGTTAATTTTGCAAGATATGCGTTTTTAGTTGTTTTCATGGTTTTAAAAAAAGTAAAAATAAATACTATTAATTAAAAATAGTATTTAACAGAATTCGATGGTTGCTGGTGGTTTGTCACTAATGGATAGTGCAACGTGAGTAACTTCAGAAATTTCGGAAGTAATCCTTTTGGAAATGGTTTGGACAACTTCCCAAGGAAGTTCCGCTACAGATGCGGTCATCGCATCAATGGAATTCACGATTCTAACTACAACCAAGTATCCAAAGTCTCTTTGGTCTCCTTTAACGCCTGTAACTTTTGTATCGGTCAGCACTGCAAAGTATTGCCATACTTCCTCGTCAATTCCTGCGGCTTCAACTTCATCGCAAACGATTTTGTTTGCTTTTCTGCAGATTTCAACATTTTCTCTTGTAAGTGCTCCAACAACACGCACTCCAAGGCCAGGTCCTGGGAAAGGTTGTCTGTATACTGTTGTTTTTGGAAGGCCCAATTCGTCACCGATTTCCCTTACTTCGTCTTTGTATAAATCGCGAATCGGTTCGCAGAGTTCCAATTCCATTCCGCTTGGAAGAGCCAAGTTGTGGTGTGATTTGATTTCACCTTTGGTTTCAATCCAGTCAGGTGCAATAGTTCCTTGAACTAAGAATTTAGCATCTGATTTTATTGCTTCTCTTTCGAACACGTCAATGAACACTTTTCCGATGATTTTTCTTTTTTCTTCAGGGTCGTCAACGCCTGCAAGCGCATCCATAAATTCATCAGAGGCGTCCACGAATTTGAAGTTCAATCTGTCTTTAAAGGTGTTGGTTACCTGTTCAACTTCACCTTCTCTTAAAAGGCCATGATCTACAAAAACAGCAGTTAAATTATCTCCAATAGCTTCTTGCACGAGCACTGAACATACGGAACTGTCTACTCCTCCAGATAATGCAATAATAGCTTTTTCATCACCGATTTGATCTTTGATTTTTTGAATTGCATCTTCAATAAATTCTTTTGGACCTAACATTTTATTCCTCGTCTTCTTCATAATCTTCAATAATTTGTTTAATCATAGCTTCAAGACCATTGTCATTTCCAGATTCAATAGCTTCTATGATGTCATCATATTTAACAAATTTTTCGAGTTTTACGGATTTTCCTCCTATTCCAGATATTCTAAATCCGTATTCTTCATCACCGATTGGTATGTTAACATATTTTCTTTTTAATCCAGCTTTGTTGTCTTGTGCTTTGGTTGCTAAATCTTCGGCATTATCAATCATTATTACACCTATTTTTGACAAATTTTATAAAAGTTTTCAAAAATTGTTGATCCTTTTGGAGTGTGATGTACTTCGGGATGGAATTGGATTCCATAAACATCTTTATCTTTATGTTTAAAGGATTCAACGTCACATAAGTTAGAACTAGCTAAGATTTCGAAATCTTCAGGGATTGTTTTCACTTCATCTTTATGGGAAGACCAAACATCCATTTCAGGTGCTAATCCTTCAAATAAGTTTTCATCGTTATTGATATTAATTTTCACTTGAGCATAACTTTCAGTATCTGAAGTGGTTACTTGTCCGCCATATGCCTTTGCAATTAGTTGGTGTCCAAGACAAATTCCTAAAATTGGCAGGTCAAAGTGCTTAATATACTCTTCACTATTGCCTGCACCTTCCAGTGAAGGTCCTCCACCCAATATCAATCCGACTGGATTTTCAGCTTCAATTTCTTCAATTGTCAAAGTGTTTGAAACTAATTTGGATGGTATTTTAAGATATTGTAAACTTCTTGCAATCCTATGATTATACTGTCCCTTATTATTTATAACTAATATTGTCATTTTATACTCCATGAAAATATAATGATATTATTTTTGGTTTTTTTATTTATTATAGTTATCTTATAATTGTTAAAAAAATAGTAAAGTTACTTGCAATTTCCTTAAGGTTTATATAGGATATGATATAAATGTGATGTACATGGAATTACAAGATTTAATATTTATTATAGTTGCTATTTTAATAGCCGTATTAGTATTGAAGGTATTCATGTGGTTATTGCCGGTTATTGTAGTTTTGATTATCGCATTTTTCATTTACATGTTCTTGAAAGAACGTTACGATTAATTTTCTTTTAAATCGAGGTATGCTGAAGTTGCGGCAACTGCACCTTCTCCGCATGCTACAACCCACTGCTTTAAACCAACACACACATCACCAATTGCATAAACATAGTCGATATTAGTTTTTTGATTTTTATCCGTGATTATATGGCCGGTTTCGTCCAGGTCGACTTCCAGTTGTTTTGCAAGTTCAGTATGTGGGATGTATCCGACGCTTATGAAAACGCCATTTGTAGGAACTTCTTTGACTTCACCTGTTTTTGTATCTTTAATGATCACGGACTCGACAAGCATTTCACCTTTGATTTCTTCAACTGTTGCGTTGAGAATTGTGCCAATGCCTTCTTTTTCAATCATGTCCTGCAGGTGTTTTTGGGCTCTGAATTCGTCCCTTCTGTGAACCACAGTCACATTCGCACCCAAGTTTTTAAGATAAATCGCTTCCTGAAGGGCGCTGTTTCCTCCGCCCACCATTATGACATCTCTTCCAGCAAAGAAAAATCCGTCGCAAGTTGCACAATAGCTGACTCCTTTGCCTTTGAAGTCCTCTTCGCCTTTCACGTTTAGATGTTGATGTGAGCTTCCGGTCGCCAAAATTATGCTTTTGGATTGGTATGTGTCTTTGGTGGTTTTAACTGTGAATCTGTATTCTTCGTGGGTTTTTGTTATTTCAGTTACCTCTTCCATTTCGTGCAGATCACAGTTTTTGATGGCTTGTGTTTTCATTTTTTCAATCAATTCCAAACCTGAAATGCTTTCAAAGCCAGGATAGTTTTCCATTTCCGGAACTTCACGTCCGATTCCCCCAGCCAGGTCTTTGTCAATTATTAAATTTTTTGTTCCTTGTCTTCCTGCATAAATTCCAGCAGTTAAACCGCCCGGGCCTGCTCCTATAATAATGATGTCATACTTTTCCATTTGCACTCCTCAAGAAATTCTGTAGTTAGAATTATTTATTGTCTAATTAAGATTTAAAATTATTGAATGAAATGTTAATAGATTCAATGGATGAATATGTCGATGTGTTTTGGGCAATGACTTTTAGATTGTTTGTATGGTGTTATCAAATTATTTTCATCATTCAAGTTAATCACTAAAATATCTATGTAAATATTATTAGTTTAAATCTTTTACTCATCTGAGCAAATGTAAAAAAAGTGAATATTAAGAGGGATTAACCTCTTAATCAAATGTTATTTTACTATAAATGTCATTCCGTTATGGGAGTGACTTTTTGTACTGCCGCATGCGGTACATTTGTATTTAACGGTAATTTTCATTGTTGTAGTGGACGGCAGATATGCATTTGAGGTAGGTTTATATTGGACCTTGTATTTTTTGGTCACTGACTTTTTGAAATAGACTGTATTTCCCACCTGTTTGATGTATGTGTCAATAGTGCCTGCATAAAACTTGGCCTTTCCATTTTTGTTTACTTTAACCGTATCAATGATTTTCACTTTACCGCTTGTAACAGGTTTTCCCGCTTTGGTTTTAACCACAACATAAAATGCCTTGTTGGAACCTCTGTAAACCACCTGGTCTTTGACGATTATTTTGGTCTCATCCCTTTTATTGATTTTTGCAGTTGAAACGGATTTGGCCGGGCTTTGATAGTTGGCTCCATTGAATGTTGCACTGTATTTGAAAGTTTTGACATTGTACAGTTTAATTGATACTTTGGCAACTCCATCTTTGACATTTGCAGTCAGTTTTTTACTGCCTATCTTGAATGTCACGGTACCTTCATTCACGTTTTTCCCTTCGCTTTGAACGGTTGCTTTTAAAACTGTTTCTGTACCTTTGTAACCGACCACTTTAGCGGCCTGAACGGTTACCGGCGCCTTTTGAATGACAATTGATTTTTTAACCGCAGCAGCACTTATATGGTCAAAATTTGAAGAAAATGTAACGGAGTGTGTTCCTGCACCCACAGGCGGTACGAATGAGATTTGACCTTGGGCATCAGTTATGGGATAATAGGTTTCGCCGTTGGAAAATGTGACTTTGGTCTGGATGTATTTGAGCGGCGCTTTGGTGTCCTTGTCTGTGAATTTGACAGTCATCACAGCTCCGGAATTATACTTTGAATTATAGTCGCTTGCGGTGATTGTCGCTGTTCCTTTAACCTTCAGAACAGCCCTGTCCAGAATATTGCCGTCATCATCATTATTCGCTGCAACCATAATATATGATCCAGGTGTGAGGAATTTTGCCGCAATTTTATAGTTGTGATTTCCGACGGTTTTGTCGCTGTAGCTTGAAATGAGGGCTGTTTTTTTAATCAGTTGCAGGTTCCCCTTTTCATCAATCTGGAAGAAGGCAAAATAGAAATTATATCCATTAACGCCCATTGTCTGGCAGGGGCTTAAATAATAGGTGATGGTTCCGCCGTTTGTTCCTGAAATTGTATAGCCATTGTCATTCAAATCAACGTTGTAAGACCTGAAAGGTGCGTCAATGGAGAGCACATCATCATCCTGAGGAATTGCCAGAACTTCCTCGTTTACGTCGTCTTCATCGGCAGCTATATCGTCATTACTCTTGATTATATTGCTTAAGTCATCAGAAATGCTTTCTATATCCCCAGCATCATCCGTCGCCACGACATCCGTAACGTTTTCCGCACTTGCTGATGAAATAGCGAAAATACTAATTATAAATAACATTAGTATATATACATATTTTTTGTTTAACATTTTTCATTTCCCCTAAATATTTTAAACATGAAAAATAATTTTTCGATGATTATAGTATAAATATTAAAGTATAAGTATTTTAAGAGTGTCCGCCAAAATTAAATTTTGGTAGAATTGTTTTTTGGGCATTTGAATGCATCTAATTCATAATCATATTCAAAGTGGTCTTTATGATATATTTCTGATATTTTTAAATTTTTCATGTTGGAGAATTGAAAAATCAGATTTTAAAAAAAGAGTTTTTTGGAAACTCCTATGAGTTTCCTTAAATTAATTTTTGAATTTCTTCACGAACGATTTTGTTAACCATGCCACCATCGGCTTTTCCTTTAAGCTGCTTCATGCACATTCCCATTAAAGGACCCATTGCACCCATTTGACGTTCTTTAACCATTCCCTCATTGTTCGCAACAATTTCGGCAATGATTTTAGCCACATCATCCTGGCTAAGCATGGTTAAGTTGTTTTTCTCGGCAATTTCGGCTATTTCAACATCTGGTGTTTTAATAGTTTCCACTGCAAGTTTTCTTACGCTATCCTTTGCTATTTTGCCCTCTGCTAAAAGAGTAAAGATGCCTTTAAAGCGGTCTAATGTTAAAACATTAACGTCATGACCTTCCCTTTTGATTTCTCTTAGGTCGTATGCAAGAAGTGAAGCAACCGGTGTGGCATCCACGTCAACTTCTTTCAATATGTCTTCGAACATGTCGGCTTCTTGCCTTTTGACAAGTTGTGTTGCCAAATCCTCACTTAATTTGTACTCTTCGATGATTCTGGCCTGTTTTACATCAGGCAATTCAGGCAAATTGTTTGCAATAGGTTTGACTCTGTCGGATGTGATTTTAAATAGAGGAATATCGGTTTCAAGATACATCCTGTTTGCAGTTGGAAGAGGTCTCATGTATTCGGTGTTCCCATCATCCAGAGCTTTTCTTGTCTCTTCCACAACACCTTCCAAACCTAGGTTAGCTCTTCTTTTGACT comes from the Methanobrevibacter sp. genome and includes:
- the guaA gene encoding glutamine-hydrolyzing GMP synthase, whose product is MLGPKEFIEDAIQKIKDQIGDEKAIIALSGGVDSSVCSVLVQEAIGDNLTAVFVDHGLLREGEVEQVTNTFKDRLNFKFVDASDEFMDALAGVDDPEEKRKIIGKVFIDVFEREAIKSDAKFLVQGTIAPDWIETKGEIKSHHNLALPSGMELELCEPIRDLYKDEVREIGDELGLPKTTVYRQPFPGPGLGVRVVGALTRENVEICRKANKIVCDEVEAAGIDEEVWQYFAVLTDTKVTGVKGDQRDFGYLVVVRIVNSIDAMTASVAELPWEVVQTISKRITSEISEVTHVALSISDKPPATIEFC
- a CDS encoding Ig-like domain-containing protein, with the translated sequence MLNKKYVYILMLFIISIFAISSASAENVTDVVATDDAGDIESISDDLSNIIKSNDDIAADEDDVNEEVLAIPQDDDVLSIDAPFRSYNVDLNDNGYTISGTNGGTITYYLSPCQTMGVNGYNFYFAFFQIDEKGNLQLIKKTALISSYSDKTVGNHNYKIAAKFLTPGSYIMVAANNDDDGNILDRAVLKVKGTATITASDYNSKYNSGAVMTVKFTDKDTKAPLKYIQTKVTFSNGETYYPITDAQGQISFVPPVGAGTHSVTFSSNFDHISAAAVKKSIVIQKAPVTVQAAKVVGYKGTETVLKATVQSEGKNVNEGTVTFKIGSKKLTANVKDGVAKVSIKLYNVKTFKYSATFNGANYQSPAKSVSTAKINKRDETKIIVKDQVVYRGSNKAFYVVVKTKAGKPVTSGKVKIIDTVKVNKNGKAKFYAGTIDTYIKQVGNTVYFKKSVTKKYKVQYKPTSNAYLPSTTTMKITVKYKCTACGSTKSHSHNGMTFIVK
- a CDS encoding GMP synthase subunit A — encoded protein: MTILVINNKGQYNHRIARSLQYLKIPSKLVSNTLTIEEIEAENPVGLILGGGPSLEGAGNSEEYIKHFDLPILGICLGHQLIAKAYGGQVTTSDTESYAQVKININNDENLFEGLAPEMDVWSSHKDEVKTIPEDFEILASSNLCDVESFKHKDKDVYGIQFHPEVHHTPKGSTIFENFYKICQK
- a CDS encoding (R)-citramalate synthase → MNIQILDTTLRDGEQTPGVSLTTSEKFRIATKLDEIGVDFIEAGSAITSEGERESIKEITSQGFNAEILSFSRPLKGDIDYCIDCNVDAINLVVPTSDLHIAEKLKVTREELLDLSNDALDYCKDHDLKVELSAEDASRSDIDFLKLVYDNAIDHGVDRICVCDTVGILTPDLSFELFNKLSGIEVPIACHCHNDFGLAVANTLSALKGGATEIHTTINGIGERAGNTSFEECVASIDRLFPQFSTNIKINEIYDMSKLVARLTGVYIQPNKAIVGENAFAHESGIHSDGIIKNSATYEPMTPELVGRKRKFIIGKHMGTHGLNNRLKELGLNVDDNQLKQICDNIKVLADKGKTVTDVDLQVIADNVLEINHEDRIKLDEVTIVSGNKVMPTASVKITVDDEQILNAGVGLGPVDAAINAIKSLDIFKDIDLIEYHVDSITGGTDAFIDVIIKLQKADKVVSARGTEADIINASVKAYIAGVNRLLRD
- the cgi121 gene encoding KEOPS complex subunit Cgi121 — translated: MEIDNLKILGFNATVSSVGETLSQIDNIKEDGEIIQLLNADAIAGKSHVVHGVNQAFLAFGRGENLAKDISVEIVLRCSAQRQISKAFDILGLKEGNMNLCAVLINCNDYTSELSSIFTLDDSVLISDDEKLMEIYKISDIEAENMSLEDIIIDRITRLTVDY
- a CDS encoding DegT/DnrJ/EryC1/StrS family aminotransferase, with amino-acid sequence MFKFKTPSKETRKIMSEVALGNIEDDFESKCHDKIKNLTSHEFVKITSSGNNSIFVALSAIEGDIIVPDQGGWHGFKQIAKFLNKNIITLKTDLGIINPKDLDDLEINENSALIFTSFAGYSGEQDTKNISKYCKNNGIISIEDASAGIGDKKHELGNGKYSDIILASTGSPKMINVGSGGFISTNIEEIFNDNPMPQKLSKTNEIVCSGICSELDNVEKNLEVTLNATEHLRKHITNTIHGKKRGVNIIIPHANAKEISWKLKKALPIDKSGFITTCPNYNRVKQKAISVEIKNLDYGCLKKEYLDKIIEELKINNLQ
- the trxB gene encoding thioredoxin-disulfide reductase: MEKYDIIIIGAGPGGLTAGIYAGRQGTKNLIIDKDLAGGIGREVPEMENYPGFESISGLELIEKMKTQAIKNCDLHEMEEVTEITKTHEEYRFTVKTTKDTYQSKSIILATGSSHQHLNVKGEEDFKGKGVSYCATCDGFFFAGRDVIMVGGGNSALQEAIYLKNLGANVTVVHRRDEFRAQKHLQDMIEKEGIGTILNATVEEIKGEMLVESVIIKDTKTGEVKEVPTNGVFISVGYIPHTELAKQLEVDLDETGHIITDKNQKTNIDYVYAIGDVCVGLKQWVVACGEGAVAATSAYLDLKEN